In Chiroxiphia lanceolata isolate bChiLan1 chromosome 2, bChiLan1.pri, whole genome shotgun sequence, a single genomic region encodes these proteins:
- the LOC116783368 gene encoding gap junction beta-2 protein-like, which produces MDWGTLQTVLGGVNKHSTSIGKIWLTVLFIFRIMILVVAAERVWGDEQQDFVCNTLQPGCRNVCYDHFFPISHIRLWALQLIFVSTPALLVAMHVAYRRHEKKRRFRNGEKIDIEELKNEKIHIRGPLWWTYTSSIFFRIVFEAVFMYVFYYMYDGYQMPRLVKCDAWPCPNVVDCFVSRPTEKTTFTIFMLAVSGICMILNLAELCYLVIKICMKEPRKTTVLK; this is translated from the coding sequence ATGGACTGGGGAACTCTGCAGACTGTTTTAGGAGGTGTAAACAAACACTCCACCAGTATCGGGAAGATATGGCTCACAGTCCTGTTCATCTTCCGTATCATGATCCTGGTTGTGGCTGCAGAGAGAGTCTGGGGAGATGAACAACAAGATTTTGTCTGCAACACACTTCAACCTGGCTGCAGAAATGTATGCTATGACCACTTTTTCCCCATCTCTCACATCAGACTCTGGGCCCTGCAGCTGATCTTTGTCTCCACACCTGCGCTGCTGGTGGCCATGCACGTGGCCTACAGGAGGCATGAGAAGAAACGGCGATTCAGAAATGGTGAGAAAATTGATATTGAAGagctaaaaaatgaaaagattcACATCCGGGGACCCCTGTGGTGGACATACACCAGCAGCATCTTCTTCAGGATCGTCTTTGAAGCTGTCTTCATGTATGTGTTCTATTACATGTACGATGGGTATCAGATGCCCCGCTTGGTGAAGTGCGATGCTTGGCCCTGCCCCAACGTAGTGGATTGTTTTGTGTCTCGGCCCACTGAGAAAACCACATTTACTATTTTCATGCTTGCTGTGTCTGGGATCTGCATGATTTTGAATCTGGCTGAGTTGTGTTACCTAGTGATAAAAATTTGCATGAAAGAACCCAGGAAAACAACAGTTTTGAAATAA